A genomic stretch from Arachis stenosperma cultivar V10309 chromosome 3, arast.V10309.gnm1.PFL2, whole genome shotgun sequence includes:
- the LOC130968237 gene encoding DNA-directed RNA polymerases II, IV and V subunit 11-like, whose translation MNAPDRYERFVVPEGTKKVSYERDTKIINAASVTIEREEHTIGNIIRMQLHRDENVLFAGYKLPHPLQYKIIVRIHTTGRSDPMQAYNQAINDLDRELDHLKKSFEDEMVKFSRDY comes from the exons ATGAACGCCCCTGACCGTTACGAACGCTTTGTCGTCCCCGAAGGCACCAAAAA GGTATCGTATGAGAGGGACACGAAGATCATCAATGCCGCCTCTGTCACCATCGAGAGAGAGGAACACACTATAGGCAATATTATTCGCAT GCAGCTGCATCGAGACGAAAACGTGTTGTTTGCTGGATACAAGCTGCCTCACCCTCTCCAGTACAAAATTATTGTGAGG ATACATACCACTGGCCGGTCAGACCCAATGCAGGCATATAACCAGGCTATTAATGATCTGGACAGGGAACTTGATCACTTGAAGAAGTCATTTGAG GACGAGATGGTGAAGTTTTCAAGGGACTATTGA